The following coding sequences are from one bacterium window:
- a CDS encoding nitroreductase family protein, with protein sequence MTVLDLTIDEVLTTTRAVRKRLDLERPVERAVIEECLDLALQAPTGSNQQRWHWIVLDDPEVVGQASEIYRAAMAQYSADIAAGREQYERQTVRAEQMSESVAYLRDNMHRLPAMLIPVLVDRFGVLRSDRAQTFHHASQWGSIIPAVWSFMLALRSRGMGSAWTTIHLHREQEMADLLGIPYDTHIQAGLFPVAYTLGTDFRPALRHPATQVTAYNHWNPSWE encoded by the coding sequence ATGACGGTTCTTGATCTGACAATTGATGAGGTATTGACCACCACTCGGGCGGTGCGCAAGCGGCTGGACCTGGAGCGGCCGGTGGAGCGGGCCGTGATCGAGGAGTGCCTGGACTTGGCGTTGCAGGCGCCGACCGGGTCGAACCAGCAGCGGTGGCACTGGATCGTGCTCGACGATCCCGAAGTAGTCGGGCAGGCGTCGGAGATCTACCGGGCGGCCATGGCCCAGTACTCAGCCGACATCGCCGCCGGCCGGGAGCAATATGAGCGCCAGACTGTGCGGGCCGAACAGATGTCGGAGTCGGTGGCCTACCTGCGCGACAACATGCACCGCCTTCCCGCCATGCTCATTCCGGTGCTGGTCGACCGGTTCGGGGTCTTGCGCAGCGACCGGGCCCAGACTTTCCACCACGCCAGCCAGTGGGGGTCAATCATCCCCGCGGTGTGGAGCTTCATGCTGGCCCTGCGCAGCCGGGGCATGGGCAGCGCGTGGACCACCATCCACCTGCACCGCGAGCAGGAGATGGCCGACCTGCTGGGCATCCCCTACGACACCCACATCCAAGCCGGCCTCTTCCCCGTTGCCTACACCCTCGGCACCGACTTCCGCCCCGCCCTCCGCCATCCCGCGACCCAGGTAACCGCTTACAACCACTGGAACCCTTCCTGGGAATGA
- a CDS encoding alcohol dehydrogenase catalytic domain-containing protein has translation MSDGIRAMVQLGPEQLELQEFARPRVGDDDALLRIEACGICGTDVETYSGSSLMNYPVIPGHEPVGVIEEVGERYADRWGLKPGDRVVAEAAYGCGRCLACLDRQMCQVAPGNHGFTPTGRAPSLWGGYAEMMYLAPGSVPHKIDNSIPPRIAALYNPLGAGFAWAVSAPGLRYGDTVTVLGPGQRGLACVIAAAAAGASAIFVTGLGSQDARKLALAAEFGADVTIDVESEDAVERVLAETNGRGTDIVVDTTPHTTQPVVDAGGAPPHPPLSLGTGRRCGADPGPSRHSQSRLHYR, from the coding sequence ATGAGCGATGGGATCCGAGCGATGGTTCAGCTGGGGCCGGAGCAGTTGGAGTTGCAGGAGTTCGCTCGGCCCCGGGTGGGCGATGACGATGCCCTGTTGCGGATCGAAGCCTGCGGGATCTGCGGTACGGACGTTGAGACATACTCGGGCAGCTCGCTGATGAACTACCCGGTCATTCCCGGACATGAGCCGGTGGGGGTGATCGAAGAGGTGGGCGAGCGGTACGCGGACCGCTGGGGTTTGAAGCCCGGCGACCGGGTGGTGGCCGAAGCCGCTTACGGGTGCGGGCGCTGTCTGGCCTGTCTCGACCGGCAGATGTGCCAGGTGGCGCCGGGCAACCACGGCTTCACGCCCACGGGCCGGGCCCCATCGCTGTGGGGCGGGTACGCCGAGATGATGTATCTGGCACCGGGTTCGGTCCCCCACAAGATTGACAATTCGATCCCCCCTCGTATAGCTGCGCTGTACAACCCGCTGGGGGCGGGGTTCGCCTGGGCGGTATCGGCTCCTGGCCTGCGTTATGGCGACACCGTCACCGTGCTCGGTCCCGGCCAGCGGGGGCTGGCCTGCGTGATCGCGGCGGCAGCCGCGGGCGCGTCGGCGATTTTCGTGACCGGCCTGGGATCACAAGACGCCCGCAAACTGGCCTTGGCCGCCGAGTTCGGAGCCGATGTGACCATCGACGTGGAGTCGGAGGACGCAGTTGAGCGAGTACTGGCGGAGACCAACGGCCGGGGAACCGACATCGTGGTAGACACCACTCCCCACACCACTCAGCCGGTGGTGGATGCCGGTGGAGCGCCTCCACACCCACCACTTTCCCTTGGAACAGGCCGCCGATGCGGTGCAGACCCTGGTCCAAGCAGGCATTCACAAAGCCGTCTCCATTACCGTTGA
- a CDS encoding amidohydrolase family protein has translation MNPDDLILISVDDHIAEPANMFEAHVPEKYKEHAPKVVTDENGREQWYYGKLPGRNLGLNAVAGKPREHYNIDASRYDEMRPGCYDVHERVRDMNAGGQLAGLNFPNWTGFSGQVLNEGPDPDLNDIMIKAYNDWHIDEWVGAYPDRFIPCGILPLFDIDRAVAEVKRLADKGCHAVTFSENPAMLGMPSIHSGAWDPLFAACSDLNTVLCCHLGSSSRSMGASADAPPSVPMTLSSALTISTLVELVWAEFWDRFPDLKFSLTEGDIGWIPYFMWRSEHVQDRHSGWTKHEFGIDGSPTGVFRNHILCCFINDRIGVKLLDEFNVDNLCWESDYPHSDGTWPQSPEYVAKLLGHLPEDIVAKITHQNAMRHYQFDPFAHRPPEKCTAAALRAESPDVDVVTHVGRPADERDAEFWRRIQTGGWKRE, from the coding sequence GTGAACCCCGACGACCTCATTTTGATCAGCGTTGACGACCACATAGCCGAGCCGGCCAACATGTTCGAAGCCCACGTGCCCGAGAAGTACAAGGAGCACGCCCCCAAGGTGGTCACCGACGAGAACGGGCGGGAGCAGTGGTACTACGGCAAGTTACCGGGCCGGAACCTGGGCCTGAACGCGGTGGCAGGAAAGCCCCGGGAGCACTACAACATCGACGCCAGCCGCTACGACGAGATGCGCCCCGGCTGCTACGACGTGCACGAGCGGGTGCGGGACATGAACGCCGGCGGGCAGTTGGCCGGGCTGAACTTCCCCAACTGGACCGGTTTCTCCGGCCAGGTGCTCAACGAGGGACCCGATCCCGACCTCAACGACATCATGATCAAGGCCTACAACGACTGGCATATCGACGAGTGGGTCGGCGCCTACCCGGATCGGTTCATCCCCTGCGGCATCCTGCCCCTGTTCGACATCGACCGGGCCGTGGCCGAGGTGAAGCGTCTCGCCGACAAGGGCTGCCATGCGGTGACCTTCTCGGAGAACCCGGCGATGCTGGGCATGCCCTCGATCCACTCCGGGGCGTGGGATCCGCTATTCGCCGCATGCAGCGATCTCAACACCGTGCTGTGCTGTCACTTGGGATCGTCGTCACGGTCTATGGGTGCCTCGGCCGACGCTCCTCCCAGCGTGCCGATGACTCTCTCGTCGGCTCTCACCATTTCCACGCTGGTGGAGTTGGTTTGGGCCGAGTTCTGGGACCGCTTCCCCGACCTCAAGTTCTCACTCACCGAGGGCGACATCGGCTGGATCCCCTACTTCATGTGGCGATCCGAGCACGTGCAAGACCGCCACTCGGGCTGGACCAAGCACGAGTTCGGCATCGACGGCAGCCCCACCGGCGTGTTCCGCAACCACATCCTGTGCTGCTTCATCAACGACCGCATCGGGGTGAAGCTGCTGGACGAGTTCAACGTGGACAACCTGTGCTGGGAGTCGGACTACCCCCACTCCGACGGCACTTGGCCCCAGTCCCCGGAGTACGTGGCCAAACTGCTCGGCCACCTACCCGAGGACATCGTGGCCAAGATCACCCACCAGAACGCCATGCGCCACTACCAGTTCGACCCCTTCGCCCACCGGCCGCCGGAGAAATGCACCGCCGCCGCGCTGCGGGCCGAGTCTCCTGACGTCGACGTGGTGACCCATGTCGGTCGCCCCGCCGATGAGCGCGATGCCGAGTTCTGGCGCCGGATTCAGACTGGCGGCTGGAAGCGCGAGTAG
- a CDS encoding hemolysin III family protein — protein MGRLTVAGPLVLPKPVLRGWSHVLATIAAIALAPIVIALGPGGADRAVVSVYAIAVVGVFGVSAAYHRFDWTPRVHALIRRLDHSMIFVFIAATYTPVGFFALELGAAKLVLSVVWSGALLGVVGRVAWLNAPRWALIAPYPVVGWAALLVIGDIWRGLGVAGSTLLFIGGGLYTLGALIYAVRRPDPWPRWFGYHELFHLLVVAAVAVHYVAIAFYALPLA, from the coding sequence GTGGGCCGCCTGACGGTCGCTGGCCCCCTTGTTCTTCCCAAGCCGGTACTCCGGGGCTGGTCCCACGTTCTGGCGACTATTGCTGCCATTGCCCTCGCGCCCATTGTCATCGCCTTGGGGCCCGGCGGTGCCGACCGAGCCGTTGTGTCGGTCTACGCCATCGCAGTCGTGGGCGTATTCGGGGTGAGCGCGGCCTACCACCGCTTCGACTGGACCCCTCGGGTCCATGCCTTGATCCGCCGCCTTGACCACTCAATGATCTTCGTGTTCATTGCCGCCACCTATACCCCGGTGGGCTTTTTTGCGCTGGAACTCGGTGCCGCCAAGCTGGTTCTGAGCGTTGTGTGGTCTGGAGCCCTGCTCGGAGTCGTCGGTCGAGTGGCATGGCTCAATGCCCCGCGGTGGGCGTTGATCGCCCCCTATCCGGTCGTGGGCTGGGCCGCGCTACTGGTCATTGGCGACATCTGGCGCGGCTTAGGCGTAGCCGGGTCGACGCTGCTGTTCATCGGCGGCGGTCTGTACACGCTGGGCGCACTTATCTACGCCGTCCGGCGTCCCGATCCGTGGCCGCGCTGGTTCGGTTACCACGAGCTCTTCCATCTGCTGGTAGTGGCCGCGGTTGCCGTCCACTACGTGGCTATCGCCTTTTACGCCCTTCCGCTGGCCTGA